Proteins from one Stenotrophomonas aracearum genomic window:
- a CDS encoding sigma-54 dependent transcriptional regulator: MSESRILVLDNDAVRAERTVSLLEFMDFNPRWVADPADFDHRRHRATDWMAVIIGGLEPGERSEALFAWAGQGALPPPVMLIDGDASAFAQRHGLHEANVWPLEAPLRHAQMEALLRRASLKRLDAEHQAGAVEEQGPTGDGAAVSALRQMIEQVAAFDTTVLVLGESGTGKEVVSRSIHQRSPRRDGPFVAINCGAIPADLLESELFGHEKGAFTGALSARKGRFEMAEGGTLLLDEIGDMSLPMQVKLLRVLQERSFERVGGNQTIRCNVRVIAATHRDLESRIADGKFREDLFYRLNVFPIEVPALRERSEDLPALVTTIAGQLARTGRGEVRFSPEALQALACYEWPGNVRELTNLVERLAVLHPGGSVRVQDLPAKYRGDFAVAAPVAVAAPEANGDERLDLRSFSFHTPTTGTAAAAANPAERAPALPDAGLDLRNHMASIELTLINEALERTQGVVAHAAQLLGLRRTTLVEKLRKYGIERDQAELAG; encoded by the coding sequence ATGAGCGAGTCGCGCATCCTGGTGCTGGACAACGACGCCGTGCGCGCCGAGCGCACCGTCAGCCTGCTGGAATTCATGGACTTCAATCCGCGCTGGGTCGCCGACCCGGCCGACTTCGACCACCGCCGCCACCGCGCCACCGACTGGATGGCGGTGATCATCGGCGGGCTGGAACCGGGCGAGCGCAGCGAAGCGCTGTTTGCCTGGGCCGGCCAGGGCGCCCTGCCGCCGCCGGTGATGCTGATCGACGGCGACGCCAGCGCCTTCGCGCAGCGCCATGGCCTGCATGAAGCCAACGTGTGGCCGCTGGAAGCGCCGCTGCGCCATGCGCAGATGGAAGCGCTGCTGCGCCGCGCCAGCCTGAAGCGGCTGGACGCCGAACACCAGGCCGGTGCCGTGGAGGAACAGGGCCCGACCGGCGACGGTGCGGCGGTAAGCGCGCTGCGCCAGATGATCGAGCAGGTCGCCGCGTTCGACACCACCGTGCTGGTGCTGGGCGAATCGGGCACCGGCAAGGAAGTGGTGTCGCGCTCGATCCACCAGCGCTCGCCGCGCCGCGACGGTCCGTTCGTCGCGATCAACTGCGGTGCGATTCCGGCCGACCTGCTGGAAAGCGAGCTGTTCGGTCATGAAAAGGGCGCCTTCACCGGTGCGCTGAGTGCGCGCAAGGGCCGTTTCGAAATGGCCGAAGGCGGCACCCTGCTGCTCGATGAAATCGGCGACATGAGCCTGCCGATGCAGGTCAAACTGCTGCGCGTCCTGCAGGAGCGCAGCTTCGAGCGCGTCGGCGGCAACCAGACCATCCGCTGCAACGTGCGCGTGATCGCCGCAACACATCGCGACCTGGAATCGCGCATTGCCGACGGCAAGTTCCGCGAGGATCTGTTCTACCGCCTCAACGTGTTCCCGATCGAAGTGCCGGCCCTGCGCGAGCGCAGCGAAGATCTGCCCGCGCTGGTCACCACCATTGCAGGCCAACTGGCCCGCACCGGTCGTGGCGAAGTGCGTTTCAGCCCGGAAGCGCTGCAGGCGCTTGCCTGTTACGAATGGCCGGGCAACGTGCGCGAGCTGACCAACCTGGTGGAGCGCCTGGCGGTGCTGCATCCGGGCGGCAGCGTGCGCGTGCAGGACCTGCCGGCCAAGTACCGCGGCGATTTCGCAGTGGCCGCACCGGTGGCGGTTGCTGCGCCGGAAGCCAACGGCGACGAGCGCCTGGACCTGCGTAGTTTCTCGTTCCACACCCCGACGACGGGCACCGCAGCCGCAGCGGCAAACCCGGCAGAACGCGCCCCCGCCCTGCCCGACGCAGGCCTGGACCTGCGCAACCACATGGCCAGCATCGAATTGACGCTGATCAACGAAGCGCTGGAGCGCACGCAGGGCGTGGTCGCGCACGCCGCGCAGCTGCTCGGCCTGCGGCGCACCACGCTGGTGGAAAAATTGCGCAAGTACGGAATCGAACGCGACCAGGCGGAGCTGGCCGGCTAA
- the fliG gene encoding flagellar motor switch protein FliG gives MTDTTVPAPLSGVQRAAVLLLSLGEVEAADVLRHMEPKEVQKIGIAMATMSDITREQVERVMDQFNTELGSKTSLGVGSDDYIRNMLVQALGSEKAGNLIDRILLGRNTTGLDALKWMDPRAVADLVRNEHPQIIAIVMAHLETDQAADALKLLPERTRVDVLLRIATLDGIPPNALNELNEIMERQFAGNQNLKSSNIGGVQCAANILNFMDSGQDQAILGEISRIDAPLSARIQEKMFVFDDLIDLEDRELQLVLREVSGERLGLALRGADIKVRDKITRNMSQRAAEILLEDMEARGPVRLSDVEAAQREILAIVKRMADEGTVTLGGNAEAML, from the coding sequence ATGACTGATACCACCGTCCCGGCCCCGCTCAGCGGCGTGCAGCGCGCCGCCGTGCTGCTGCTCTCGCTCGGCGAAGTGGAAGCGGCCGACGTGCTGCGCCACATGGAACCGAAGGAAGTGCAGAAGATCGGCATCGCCATGGCCACCATGAGCGACATCACCCGCGAGCAGGTCGAGCGGGTGATGGACCAGTTCAATACCGAACTGGGCTCCAAGACCTCGCTGGGCGTCGGCTCGGACGACTACATCCGCAACATGCTGGTGCAGGCCCTGGGCAGCGAGAAGGCCGGCAACCTGATCGACCGCATCCTGCTCGGCCGCAACACCACCGGGCTGGACGCGCTGAAGTGGATGGACCCGCGTGCGGTGGCCGACCTGGTCCGCAACGAACACCCGCAGATCATCGCCATCGTCATGGCCCACCTGGAAACCGACCAGGCCGCCGACGCGCTCAAGCTGCTGCCCGAACGCACCCGGGTCGACGTGCTGCTGCGCATCGCCACCCTGGACGGCATTCCGCCGAACGCGCTGAACGAACTGAACGAAATCATGGAGCGCCAGTTTGCTGGCAACCAGAACCTGAAGTCGTCCAACATCGGCGGCGTGCAGTGCGCGGCCAACATCCTGAACTTCATGGACAGCGGCCAGGACCAGGCGATCCTCGGCGAGATCTCCCGCATCGACGCCCCGCTCAGCGCGCGCATCCAGGAAAAGATGTTCGTGTTCGACGACCTGATCGACCTGGAAGACCGCGAACTGCAGCTGGTGCTGCGCGAAGTCAGCGGCGAACGCCTGGGCCTGGCCCTGCGCGGTGCCGACATCAAGGTGCGCGACAAGATCACCCGCAACATGTCCCAGCGCGCGGCCGAGATCCTGCTCGAAGACATGGAAGCGCGCGGTCCGGTACGCCTGTCCGACGTGGAAGCGGCGCAGCGCGAGATCCTGGCCATCGTCAAGCGCATGGCCGATGAAGGCACCGTCACCCTGGGCGGCAACGCGGAGGCCATGCTGTGA
- a CDS encoding response regulator, with product MNKLTVLLVDDHEGFINAAMRHFRKVEWLHVVGSAGNGLEAIERSEALRPQVVLMDLAMPEMGGLQATRLIKSQDDAPYIVIASHFDDTEHREHALRAGANNFVSKLSYIQEVMPILEGLKPEATP from the coding sequence ATGAACAAGCTCACCGTACTGCTGGTGGACGACCACGAAGGTTTCATCAACGCGGCCATGCGCCACTTCCGCAAGGTCGAGTGGCTGCACGTGGTCGGCAGTGCCGGCAACGGCCTGGAAGCCATCGAGCGTTCCGAAGCGCTGCGCCCGCAGGTGGTGCTGATGGACCTGGCCATGCCGGAAATGGGCGGGCTGCAGGCCACCCGGCTGATCAAGAGCCAGGACGACGCGCCGTACATCGTGATCGCCAGCCACTTCGATGACACCGAACACCGCGAGCACGCGCTGCGGGCCGGTGCCAACAACTTCGTCAGCAAGTTGTCCTACATCCAGGAGGTCATGCCGATTCTGGAAGGATTGAAGCCGGAGGCCACGCCATGA
- a CDS encoding YadA-like family protein, producing MDRSWYRIALRGVSRASLARSLAFVGATLCVFLSLSTPVLAQTVCTQTGGAAPTATGAGAFACGDAASAGGANATAVGNGAAAGDQFGTAVGRNSGATGFASTAIGYNVKAVGRDSQAIGVNSNATEEGTLAIGVGTDATALNALAFGQGAKASGVSSIALGAGAVATEANTVSLGVAGSERRIVNLAAGTADTDGVNVSQLKQSAADTLAAANTYTDEQADATLAEANTYTDTVAGDTLVAANQYTDQQVNQLSSLAAGANDALAQFKAQAEDRFAGIDERLNGMDDALRVMDRRISRQGAMAAAMTQSLGVPEVGSNFLGAGVGWSEGENAFAASFRRRFTEHFTASVGASRSGDESSVAVGAGVTW from the coding sequence ATGGATCGTTCCTGGTATCGCATTGCATTGCGTGGTGTTTCGCGCGCCTCCCTCGCCCGTTCGCTCGCCTTTGTTGGGGCCACGCTGTGCGTGTTCCTGTCGCTGAGCACTCCCGTTCTCGCCCAGACGGTCTGTACCCAGACCGGCGGCGCGGCACCTACCGCTACCGGCGCTGGCGCCTTTGCCTGCGGCGATGCAGCCAGCGCCGGCGGCGCCAACGCCACGGCTGTCGGTAACGGTGCAGCCGCTGGCGACCAGTTCGGCACCGCCGTAGGACGCAATTCCGGCGCAACCGGGTTCGCTTCGACCGCAATCGGATATAACGTCAAGGCAGTTGGCCGCGACAGTCAGGCAATCGGCGTCAACAGCAACGCTACCGAGGAAGGCACCCTTGCGATCGGCGTAGGTACTGACGCCACAGCACTGAATGCTCTGGCATTCGGCCAAGGTGCAAAGGCCTCGGGCGTAAGTTCCATCGCCCTCGGCGCCGGCGCAGTCGCTACCGAAGCCAACACCGTCTCGCTCGGCGTCGCAGGCTCCGAACGCCGCATCGTCAACCTCGCCGCCGGTACCGCAGACACCGACGGGGTCAACGTCAGCCAGCTGAAGCAATCGGCTGCCGACACCCTCGCCGCGGCCAACACCTACACCGACGAGCAGGCCGACGCGACGCTCGCCGAAGCCAACACCTACACCGACACGGTGGCCGGTGACACGTTGGTGGCCGCGAACCAGTACACCGACCAGCAGGTCAACCAGCTCAGCAGCCTGGCCGCCGGTGCCAACGATGCACTCGCCCAGTTCAAGGCACAAGCCGAAGACCGGTTCGCCGGGATCGATGAGCGCCTGAATGGCATGGACGACGCGTTGCGGGTGATGGACCGCCGGATCAGCCGCCAAGGCGCGATGGCCGCGGCGATGACGCAGAGCCTTGGCGTGCCGGAGGTCGGCAGTAACTTCCTGGGTGCAGGCGTGGGCTGGTCCGAAGGCGAGAATGCCTTTGCCGCCAGTTTCCGTCGCCGCTTCACCGAGCACTTCACTGCGTCGGTAGGTGCGTCGCGCAGCGGTGACGAAAGCTCGGTTGCGGTCGGTGCTGGTGTGACCTGGTAA
- a CDS encoding FliI/YscN family ATPase, which produces MNTEPLPAPAADWAAARNLRLAARLDTIQPDGAHGRGLIREGVLRRAVGLTLEAVGCESPMGASCKVEVADGGWVDAEVVGFAGERTYLMPSAELHGLLPNARVVPSLGRGGVEVGEGLLGRVIDSDGVPLDGKGPIRAEGTVGMAGVAINPLAREPITQPLDVGVRAINALLPIGRGQRVGLFAGSGVGKSTLLGMMTRYTAADVIVVGLIGERGREVRDFVESTLGEEGLRRAVVVASPADRPPLARLHGAYRATAIAEWFRDQGLNVLLLMDSLTRFAQAQREIGLSVGEPPTTRGYPPSVFAKLPALVERAGNGAKGRGSITAFYTVLTEGDDPQDPIADAARAILDGHILLSRRVADSGLYPAIDVESSVSRVVTEIADEPWRLRIRKLKRLVSAYSSNRDLIAIGAYQRGNDPATDEALERWSDIVDFLGQDVGKAADLPHSQAALKRLVEPEG; this is translated from the coding sequence ATGAACACCGAACCGCTCCCCGCCCCCGCCGCCGACTGGGCGGCCGCGCGCAACCTGCGCCTGGCCGCGCGCCTGGACACCATCCAGCCCGACGGCGCGCATGGTCGCGGCCTGATCCGCGAAGGCGTGCTGCGCCGCGCGGTCGGCCTGACCCTGGAAGCGGTCGGCTGCGAATCGCCGATGGGCGCCAGCTGCAAGGTCGAAGTCGCCGACGGCGGCTGGGTCGACGCTGAAGTGGTCGGCTTCGCCGGCGAACGCACCTACCTGATGCCCAGCGCCGAACTGCACGGCCTGCTGCCCAACGCGCGCGTGGTGCCCTCGCTGGGCCGTGGCGGCGTGGAAGTGGGCGAAGGCCTGCTCGGCCGCGTCATCGACAGCGACGGCGTACCGCTGGACGGCAAGGGCCCGATCCGCGCCGAGGGCACCGTCGGCATGGCCGGCGTGGCCATCAACCCGCTCGCCCGCGAACCGATCACCCAGCCGCTGGACGTCGGCGTGCGTGCCATCAACGCCCTGCTGCCGATCGGCCGCGGCCAGCGTGTCGGCCTGTTCGCAGGCTCGGGTGTCGGTAAATCGACCCTGCTCGGCATGATGACCCGCTATACCGCCGCCGACGTGATCGTGGTCGGCCTGATCGGCGAACGTGGCCGCGAAGTGCGCGACTTCGTCGAAAGCACCCTGGGCGAAGAAGGCCTGCGCCGCGCCGTGGTCGTGGCCAGCCCCGCCGACCGCCCGCCGCTGGCCCGCCTGCACGGCGCCTACCGCGCCACCGCCATCGCCGAATGGTTCCGCGACCAGGGCCTGAACGTGCTCCTGCTGATGGACTCGCTGACCCGCTTCGCCCAGGCCCAGCGCGAGATCGGCCTGTCGGTCGGCGAACCGCCCACCACCCGCGGCTACCCGCCGTCGGTATTCGCCAAGCTGCCGGCGCTGGTCGAACGCGCCGGCAACGGCGCCAAGGGACGCGGTTCGATCACCGCCTTCTACACCGTGCTGACCGAAGGCGACGACCCGCAGGACCCCATCGCCGACGCCGCGCGCGCCATCCTCGACGGCCACATCCTGCTCTCGCGCCGGGTTGCCGACAGCGGCCTGTACCCGGCCATCGACGTCGAATCCTCGGTCAGCCGCGTGGTCACCGAAATCGCCGACGAACCGTGGCGCCTGCGCATCCGCAAGCTCAAGCGCCTGGTCTCGGCCTACTCCAGCAACCGCGACCTGATCGCCATCGGCGCGTACCAGCGCGGCAACGATCCGGCCACCGACGAAGCGCTGGAACGCTGGTCGGACATCGTCGATTTCCTCGGCCAAGACGTCGGCAAGGCCGCCGACCTGCCGCACAGCCAGGCCGCGCTCAAGCGCCTGGTGGAACCTGAGGGCTAA
- the rpoN gene encoding RNA polymerase factor sigma-54, with amino-acid sequence MKPTMSTQLGQQLHLTPQLLQSIRLLQLDGMQLELEIRRALETNPLLELEEAPAQETATTSEAGTTVEVAAFDELPEPAMWDVAGASWHDGDDDRLQRIAADESSDPQLRALQRLSLELDARELAVARFWLEHCDDAGYLDAPLAQLTLLASAHCDVDAAGVEAVRQQILHGDPAGLAAQDLHECLSVQLRALHGRVPARHLAQRVLDNGLEALAAHDYPALARQLDAEVADIHEAVRLILSLQPRPGDSLLPDSTGAVIPDVVAWHADGQWRVALNPATSRRLSINPTYENALADAGDSAQPLRDMLQEARWLTRGLSMRYDTLLRTTRVIIERQAGFLTRGEEAMAPLTLKEVADAIGMHESTVSRITTGKYLQTPRGTLELKHFFAVRLEGASVSGQAVKAMVRRLIDAEPAGKPLADEAIAGLLSRQGVNIARRTVAKYREQLDIAPARERRRHSARTPLLARVG; translated from the coding sequence ATGAAGCCGACCATGTCGACCCAGCTGGGTCAGCAGCTCCACCTCACGCCGCAACTGCTGCAGTCGATCCGACTGCTGCAGCTGGACGGCATGCAGCTGGAGCTGGAGATCCGCCGCGCCCTGGAAACCAATCCGCTGCTGGAGCTGGAAGAAGCCCCGGCGCAGGAAACGGCGACCACCAGCGAAGCCGGCACCACGGTGGAAGTGGCGGCCTTCGACGAACTGCCCGAACCGGCGATGTGGGACGTGGCAGGTGCCAGCTGGCACGACGGCGACGATGATCGCCTGCAGCGCATTGCCGCCGACGAGTCCAGTGACCCGCAGCTGCGCGCCCTGCAGCGCCTGTCGCTCGAACTGGATGCCCGCGAACTGGCGGTGGCCCGGTTCTGGCTGGAGCACTGCGACGACGCCGGCTACCTGGACGCCCCGCTGGCCCAGCTGACCCTGCTGGCCAGCGCCCATTGCGATGTCGACGCCGCCGGGGTGGAAGCGGTGCGCCAGCAGATCCTGCACGGCGACCCGGCCGGGCTGGCCGCGCAGGACCTGCACGAATGCCTGTCGGTGCAGCTGCGCGCCCTGCACGGCCGCGTACCGGCCCGCCACCTGGCCCAGCGCGTGCTGGACAACGGCCTGGAGGCGCTGGCCGCGCACGACTACCCCGCCCTCGCCCGCCAGCTCGATGCCGAAGTGGCCGACATCCACGAGGCGGTCCGCCTGATCCTGTCGCTGCAGCCGCGCCCGGGCGACAGCCTGCTGCCGGACAGCACCGGCGCGGTCATCCCCGACGTGGTCGCCTGGCACGCCGACGGCCAATGGCGCGTGGCCCTGAACCCGGCCACCAGCCGCCGCCTCAGCATCAACCCCACCTACGAGAACGCCCTGGCCGATGCCGGCGACAGCGCCCAGCCGCTGCGCGACATGCTGCAGGAAGCCCGCTGGCTGACCCGCGGCCTGTCGATGCGCTACGACACCCTGCTGCGCACCACCCGGGTCATCATCGAACGCCAGGCCGGCTTCCTGACCCGCGGCGAAGAGGCCATGGCGCCGCTGACCCTGAAGGAAGTGGCCGACGCCATCGGCATGCACGAGTCCACCGTCTCGCGCATCACCACCGGCAAGTACCTGCAGACCCCGCGCGGCACCCTCGAACTGAAGCATTTCTTCGCGGTACGGCTGGAAGGTGCCAGTGTCTCCGGCCAGGCCGTGAAGGCCATGGTCCGCCGCCTGATCGACGCCGAACCGGCCGGCAAACCGCTGGCCGACGAAGCCATTGCGGGACTTCTGTCACGCCAGGGGGTGAATATTGCCCGTCGAACCGTTGCAAAATACCGCGAACAACTGGACATCGCGCCGGCCCGTGAACGCCGCCGGCACAGTGCCCGCACCCCGCTACTGGCCCGGGTGGGCTGA
- a CDS encoding PilZ domain-containing protein, translated as MSDQRPSDIHHPAESELFDETLSCDLALPAEFRLGSAVIRPGSAETLLRSVALVEDARVDDGHDERGDSAQLQRLEAKLDLTMVLLGRLVRQSTQELDLRPLRWSRRGIRLELGTRTGAPTGSLGVIRLQPCDWLPDHIDLPVSILAEAASGAGSCFLWLRVQPMSETLEMALERHLFRLHRRQVAESRRSR; from the coding sequence ATGAGCGACCAGCGCCCCAGCGACATCCATCATCCGGCCGAAAGCGAGCTGTTCGATGAAACGCTGAGCTGCGACCTGGCCCTGCCCGCCGAGTTCCGGCTGGGCAGCGCGGTGATCCGCCCGGGCAGCGCCGAAACCCTGCTGCGCAGCGTGGCCCTGGTCGAAGACGCGCGCGTCGACGACGGCCATGACGAGCGTGGCGACAGCGCCCAGCTGCAGCGGCTGGAAGCCAAGCTGGACCTGACCATGGTGCTGCTCGGCCGGCTGGTCCGGCAGAGCACACAGGAACTGGACCTGCGCCCGCTGCGCTGGTCGCGCCGCGGCATCCGGCTGGAGCTGGGCACCCGTACCGGCGCGCCGACCGGCAGTCTGGGCGTGATCCGCCTGCAGCCCTGCGACTGGCTGCCCGACCACATCGACCTGCCGGTTTCCATCCTGGCCGAAGCCGCCAGCGGCGCCGGCTCCTGCTTCCTGTGGCTGCGCGTCCAGCCCATGAGCGAAACGCTGGAAATGGCCCTCGAACGCCACCTGTTCAGGCTGCACCGCCGCCAGGTCGCGGAAAGCCGGCGCAGCCGCTGA
- a CDS encoding response regulator, with protein sequence MRVLIVDDHTLVRAGLSRLLQGFADVDVAAEASNAEQALQMALLHSPDVILMDLSLPGRTGLEALSDILVRAPGTRVVMMTMHDDAVHVRDALDRGAVGFVVKDAAPQELELALRAAHAGQVFLSPQISAKMLAPMLGKEKPVGVAALSPRQREILRQIGKGESNKEIAADLGISVKTVETHRARMMESLGCRRANDLLLLAARHQHELE encoded by the coding sequence GTGCGCGTTCTCATCGTCGACGATCACACCCTGGTCCGCGCCGGCCTCAGTCGCCTGCTCCAGGGCTTTGCCGACGTGGACGTGGCCGCCGAGGCCAGCAACGCCGAGCAGGCCCTGCAGATGGCGCTGCTGCATTCGCCCGACGTGATCCTGATGGACCTCTCCCTGCCCGGCCGCACCGGGCTGGAAGCGCTGAGCGACATCCTGGTCCGCGCGCCCGGCACCCGCGTAGTGATGATGACCATGCACGACGACGCCGTGCATGTGCGCGACGCACTGGACCGCGGCGCGGTCGGCTTCGTGGTCAAGGACGCTGCGCCGCAGGAACTGGAACTGGCACTGCGCGCCGCGCATGCCGGCCAGGTGTTCCTGAGCCCGCAGATCTCGGCCAAGATGCTGGCGCCCATGCTCGGCAAGGAAAAACCGGTCGGCGTGGCCGCATTGTCGCCTCGCCAGCGCGAGATCCTGCGCCAGATCGGCAAGGGCGAGAGCAACAAGGAAATCGCCGCGGACCTGGGCATCAGCGTCAAGACCGTGGAGACCCACCGCGCGCGCATGATGGAGTCGCTGGGCTGCCGCCGCGCCAACGATCTGCTGCTGCTGGCCGCCCGCCACCAGCACGAGCTGGAATAA
- the fliF gene encoding flagellar basal-body MS-ring/collar protein FliF: MALSLTKESLNAEKAGQWFDRLQSLQITRRLGLMAMIAVAVAAGLFVFFWSQKPGMVPLYTGLDQKATAEATDLLRAAQIPFELDAATGGITVPEKNLHDARLKLAGSGLTDSGRLGFELMERDPGFGVSQFMENARYQHSLETELSRTINTLRPVRDSRVHLAIPKPSAFTRQRDVASASVVLELRGGQQLERGQIDAIVHMVAASIPDLTAERVTVVDQSGRMLSVSDPNSEAAVNAAQFDQVRRQETSFNQRIRELLEPMTGPGRVNPEVSVDMDFSVTEEARELYNGEPQKLRSEQTSENSTSTPGPQGVPGAASNTPPGPAAAPATAATPTETARNATRNYELDRTLQHTRQPAGRIKRVSVAVLLDNVPRPGANGKTTEQPLSAAELTRVEALVKQAVGFNAERGDTVSVMNAPFVRETTPVEAPNWWELPYVQDGLRLLLGAIVVLALVFGVLRPALRSITGTPKKLAHEGSLEPHSADVQLVDDGEGLPALGADRVHLSGQEPLALPVDSYEERLRMAREAVKTDSKRVAQVVKGWVAND, from the coding sequence ATGGCCCTGTCGCTCACCAAGGAATCCCTGAACGCCGAAAAGGCGGGCCAGTGGTTCGACCGGCTGCAAAGCCTGCAGATCACCCGTCGGCTTGGCCTGATGGCCATGATCGCCGTGGCCGTTGCGGCAGGCCTGTTCGTGTTCTTCTGGTCGCAGAAGCCCGGCATGGTGCCGCTGTACACCGGCCTGGACCAGAAGGCCACCGCCGAAGCGACCGACCTGCTGCGCGCCGCGCAGATTCCGTTCGAACTGGACGCCGCCACCGGCGGCATCACCGTGCCGGAAAAGAACCTGCACGACGCGCGCCTGAAACTGGCCGGCTCCGGCCTGACCGACAGCGGCCGCCTGGGCTTCGAGCTGATGGAGCGGGACCCCGGCTTCGGCGTCAGCCAGTTCATGGAAAACGCCCGCTACCAGCACTCGCTGGAAACCGAGCTGTCGCGCACCATCAACACTCTGCGTCCGGTGCGCGACTCGCGCGTGCACCTGGCCATTCCCAAGCCCAGCGCCTTCACCCGCCAGCGCGACGTGGCCAGCGCCTCGGTGGTGCTGGAACTGCGCGGTGGCCAGCAGCTGGAGCGCGGCCAGATCGACGCCATCGTGCACATGGTCGCGGCCAGCATTCCCGACCTGACCGCCGAGCGCGTCACCGTGGTTGACCAGAGCGGGCGCATGCTCAGCGTGTCCGACCCGAACAGCGAAGCGGCGGTCAATGCCGCCCAGTTCGACCAGGTGCGCCGCCAGGAAACCTCGTTCAACCAGCGCATCCGCGAACTGCTCGAGCCGATGACCGGCCCGGGCCGGGTCAACCCGGAAGTCAGCGTGGACATGGACTTCTCGGTCACCGAAGAAGCGCGTGAGCTGTACAACGGCGAGCCGCAGAAGCTGCGCAGCGAGCAGACCAGCGAAAACAGCACCAGCACCCCGGGCCCGCAGGGCGTACCGGGTGCGGCCAGCAACACCCCGCCCGGCCCGGCTGCCGCCCCAGCGACCGCGGCCACGCCGACCGAAACCGCGCGCAACGCCACCCGCAACTACGAGCTGGACCGCACCCTGCAGCACACCCGCCAGCCGGCCGGCCGCATCAAGCGCGTCTCCGTCGCGGTGCTGCTGGACAACGTGCCGCGCCCCGGCGCCAACGGCAAGACCACCGAACAGCCTCTCTCGGCCGCCGAACTCACCCGCGTGGAAGCGCTGGTCAAGCAGGCGGTGGGCTTCAACGCCGAACGTGGCGACACCGTGTCGGTGATGAACGCCCCGTTCGTGCGCGAAACCACGCCGGTCGAAGCCCCGAACTGGTGGGAACTGCCGTACGTGCAGGACGGCCTGCGCCTGCTGCTCGGCGCCATCGTGGTGCTGGCGCTGGTGTTCGGCGTGCTGCGCCCGGCGCTGCGCTCGATCACCGGCACCCCGAAGAAGCTGGCCCACGAGGGCAGCCTGGAACCGCACAGCGCCGACGTGCAGCTGGTGGACGACGGCGAAGGCCTGCCGGCGCTGGGCGCCGACCGGGTACATCTCTCCGGACAGGAGCCGCTGGCCCTGCCGGTGGACTCCTACGAGGAACGACTGCGCATGGCGCGTGAAGCTGTAAAGACCGATTCCAAGCGCGTGGCCCAGGTTGTGAAGGGGTGGGTGGCCAATGACTGA
- a CDS encoding FliH/SctL family protein, translating into MNNAVRWLAPDLLADPAALQEEAFDDQAIELEHDPEPFLQLPTLEEIQAIQDAAQKDGFDQGHADGHAQGQAEVRRLIAQIEGILDNFSRPLVRLENEVVAALGELAVRIAGTLVGRAYEADPSLLAQLVGEAVDAVGGANREVEVRLHPDDIAALTPLLTLSPNQRLSPDLSLSRGDLRVHAEAVRIDGTLEARLRGALDAVLRKSGASA; encoded by the coding sequence GTGAACAACGCCGTACGCTGGCTCGCCCCGGACCTGCTGGCCGATCCGGCCGCCTTGCAGGAAGAAGCGTTCGACGACCAGGCCATCGAGCTCGAACACGACCCCGAGCCGTTCCTGCAGCTGCCGACCCTGGAGGAAATCCAGGCGATCCAGGACGCCGCGCAGAAGGACGGCTTCGACCAGGGCCATGCCGACGGCCACGCCCAGGGCCAGGCCGAAGTGCGCCGCCTGATCGCGCAGATCGAAGGCATCCTGGACAACTTCAGCCGGCCGCTGGTGCGGCTGGAGAACGAAGTGGTGGCCGCGCTCGGCGAACTGGCGGTGCGCATCGCCGGCACCTTGGTCGGCCGCGCCTACGAGGCTGATCCGTCGTTGCTCGCGCAGCTGGTCGGTGAAGCGGTCGACGCCGTGGGTGGTGCCAACCGCGAGGTGGAAGTGCGCCTGCACCCCGACGACATCGCCGCCCTGACCCCGCTGCTGACTCTCTCGCCCAACCAGCGGCTGAGCCCGGACCTGAGCCTGAGCCGCGGTGACCTGCGCGTGCACGCCGAAGCCGTGCGCATCGACGGCACCTTGGAAGCGCGCCTGCGTGGCGCGCTGGACGCGGTGCTGCGCAAATCCGGAGCCAGCGCATGA
- the fliE gene encoding flagellar hook-basal body complex protein FliE translates to MSHSVTSILSQIRSYQTQVTQPVGPLETPQTNALQGLAAPQDVQGASFTDTLRGAIAGVNEAQQKSGALARAFELGEPGADLAKVMVASQQSQIAFRATVEVRNRLVQAYQDVMNMPL, encoded by the coding sequence ATGTCACACTCCGTCACCTCGATTCTCTCCCAGATCCGCAGCTACCAGACCCAGGTCACCCAGCCGGTCGGCCCGCTGGAGACTCCGCAGACCAATGCGCTGCAGGGCCTGGCTGCCCCGCAGGACGTGCAGGGCGCGAGCTTCACCGACACCCTGCGCGGCGCCATTGCCGGCGTCAACGAAGCCCAGCAGAAGTCCGGCGCCCTCGCCCGCGCCTTCGAACTGGGCGAACCCGGCGCCGACCTGGCCAAGGTCATGGTCGCCTCCCAGCAGTCCCAGATCGCCTTCCGCGCCACCGTGGAAGTCCGCAACCGTCTCGTCCAGGCTTACCAGGACGTGATGAACATGCCGCTGTAA